A part of Streptomyces sp. DSM 40750 genomic DNA contains:
- a CDS encoding maleylpyruvate isomerase N-terminal domain-containing protein — protein MDLFSHSWAALRATVAGLTDKDFEQPSGCAGWLVRDLVCHLIIDAQDVLITLVTPADAAPTVDATTYWHVTNEPPTGEDPLDALTVRLAAAYEDPHLLKFHLDDVGSAAGRAAELADPDARVSTQDQVLTVADYLTAYILEWTLHHLDLTAHLPAAAPEPPPSCLTHSRRALEQIAGTAFPASLTDRDALLIGTGRRAPTDGERAELGSLSTKLPLVLG, from the coding sequence GTGGATCTCTTCTCACACTCCTGGGCGGCGTTGCGCGCCACGGTCGCCGGCCTCACGGACAAGGACTTCGAGCAGCCGTCGGGCTGCGCCGGCTGGCTCGTGAGGGACCTCGTCTGCCACCTGATCATCGACGCACAGGACGTCCTGATCACCCTGGTCACCCCCGCGGACGCAGCCCCGACGGTCGACGCGACGACGTACTGGCACGTCACGAACGAACCCCCGACCGGCGAGGACCCCCTGGACGCCCTGACCGTCCGCCTGGCCGCCGCGTACGAGGACCCGCACCTGTTGAAGTTCCACCTGGACGACGTCGGCTCCGCCGCCGGCCGCGCCGCCGAACTCGCCGACCCCGACGCCCGGGTGAGCACCCAGGACCAAGTCCTCACCGTCGCCGACTACCTCACCGCGTACATCCTGGAATGGACCCTCCACCACCTGGACCTGACCGCCCACCTCCCGGCAGCCGCCCCGGAACCACCTCCGTCATGCCTGACCCACTCCCGCAGGGCGCTGGAGCAGATCGCCGGCACGGCGTTCCCCGCGTCGTTGACTGACAGGGACGCCCTGCTGATCGGGACGGGGCGTCGGGCTCCGACAGATGGGGAGCGGGCCGAACTGGGCAGCTTGTCAACGAAGTTGCCGCTGGTCCTCGGCTGA
- a CDS encoding ABC transporter permease subunit, with protein sequence MTTTNAPSAVVRSEWTKARTVRSTSWTLLLTFLISVGIGVINCLSVKKAIAEDSPLVRPDFHPADSGFVGVGMGQMVLVVFAVLLVCGEHSGGMIRTSLTAVPRRGLLYGAKLGVGALMTFGVAVVTVPVAFIASEWALGSLGVEPGSPGVPRALVGAVVSLTLVWMFSAGVAVVLRSPAMSLGVLIPFHFILPTFMLNIPGLKTIAYYLPTQAGAQLMQVAGQGDSTLSAGAGLAVLLAWTAAATAGGYVALRTRDA encoded by the coding sequence ATGACGACCACCAACGCCCCGTCCGCCGTCGTCCGTTCCGAATGGACCAAGGCGCGCACCGTTCGGTCCACCTCCTGGACACTCCTGCTCACCTTCCTGATCAGCGTCGGGATCGGCGTCATCAACTGTCTGTCCGTCAAGAAGGCGATCGCCGAGGACAGCCCCCTGGTCCGGCCCGACTTCCATCCGGCCGACTCCGGGTTCGTCGGGGTGGGCATGGGGCAGATGGTGCTGGTGGTCTTCGCCGTACTCCTCGTCTGCGGCGAGCACTCCGGCGGCATGATCCGGACCTCGCTGACGGCCGTGCCCCGACGCGGGCTGCTCTACGGGGCCAAGCTCGGCGTCGGCGCGCTCATGACGTTCGGGGTGGCCGTCGTCACCGTGCCCGTCGCCTTCATCGCCTCGGAGTGGGCCCTCGGCTCCCTCGGCGTGGAGCCGGGCAGTCCGGGGGTGCCGCGTGCGCTGGTGGGGGCGGTTGTCTCCCTGACCCTTGTCTGGATGTTCAGTGCCGGCGTGGCGGTCGTGCTGCGCAGTCCCGCGATGTCCCTCGGCGTTCTGATCCCGTTCCACTTCATCCTGCCGACCTTCATGCTCAACATCCCCGGTCTCAAGACGATCGCGTACTACCTGCCCACCCAGGCGGGCGCACAGCTCATGCAGGTGGCCGGGCAGGGCGACTCGACCCTGTCGGCGGGGGCCGGGCTGGCCGTGCTGCTGGCGTGGACGGCGGCCGCGACCGCCGGTGGTTACGTCGCGCTGCGTACCCGAGACGCGTGA
- a CDS encoding ATP-binding cassette domain-containing protein gives MIEVQDLTKRYGAALAVDRLSFRAEPGRVTGFLGPNGAGKSTTMRAMVGLHRPDGGQVLLNGRRYGELCEPLRTVGAMLEAKAAHPGRTAYHHLLCVAESNRLPKRRVDEVLVQTGLDGVAGRRVGGFSLGMGQRLGIATALLGEPEILLFDEPVNGLDPDGVRWIRTLVRELAAEGRTVFMSSHLMSEMAQTADHLVIVGRGRLLADTDMDRFIEDNSVSKVKVRVRTSDVEQLMSLLSAKGISCHQGVDGAVLAVGVDATTVGRIASAHGVTIHELAGERGSLEEAFMRLTASAAEFRAGDR, from the coding sequence GTGATCGAAGTACAGGATCTGACGAAGCGGTACGGGGCGGCCCTCGCCGTCGATCGGCTCTCCTTCCGGGCCGAGCCTGGGCGCGTCACCGGCTTTCTCGGGCCGAACGGTGCCGGGAAGTCGACGACGATGCGGGCCATGGTCGGCCTGCACCGGCCCGACGGTGGACAGGTGTTGTTGAACGGACGCCGGTACGGAGAGTTGTGTGAGCCGTTGCGGACGGTGGGGGCGATGCTGGAGGCCAAGGCCGCGCATCCCGGGCGTACCGCCTATCACCACCTGTTGTGTGTCGCGGAGAGCAATCGGCTGCCGAAGCGCCGGGTGGATGAGGTGCTCGTCCAGACCGGGCTGGACGGTGTGGCGGGGCGGCGGGTCGGTGGTTTCTCGCTCGGTATGGGGCAGCGGCTGGGTATCGCGACCGCGTTGCTCGGTGAACCGGAGATCTTGTTGTTCGACGAGCCGGTCAACGGGCTGGACCCGGACGGTGTGCGTTGGATTCGTACGCTGGTCAGGGAGTTGGCCGCCGAGGGGCGGACCGTGTTCATGTCCAGCCATCTGATGAGTGAGATGGCGCAGACCGCCGATCATCTCGTCATCGTCGGGCGGGGCCGGCTCCTCGCCGACACCGATATGGACAGGTTCATCGAGGACAACTCCGTCTCCAAGGTCAAGGTCAGGGTCCGGACCTCGGATGTGGAGCAGTTGATGTCGTTGTTGTCGGCCAAGGGCATCAGCTGCCATCAGGGGGTCGACGGGGCCGTACTGGCCGTGGGCGTGGACGCGACGACGGTTGGCCGTATCGCGTCCGCGCACGGGGTGACCATCCATGAACTGGCTGGCGAGCGCGGCTCGTTGGAAGAAGCCTTCATGCGGCTGACCGCGTCGGCCGCCGAGTTCCGGGCGGGGGACCGGTGA